One region of Pseudobacteroides sp. genomic DNA includes:
- the spoIVA gene encoding stage IV sporulation protein A, giving the protein MEKYNIYQNIAERTQGDIYLGVVGPVRTGKSTFIKKFMDLLVIPNIENSYQKERARDELPQSAAGRTIMTTEPKFVPNEAVEIVVDENIQLKVRLIDCVGYLVKGALGYLENNAPRMVTTPWYDYQIPFGEAAEIGTRKVINEHSTIGIVVTTDGTITDLEREEYIETEKRVINELKEINKPFVIVLNSVKPYDSETVRLKEELEEKYKVPVVNVNCAQLRIEDISVILERILYEFPVTEIGINIPAWIETLEDCNRIKADMINAVKDIFVDVRKMRELKNNMAMFENYEFVKKASIERINLGDGSVAVEICAIDGLFYSTLSEASGMEIEGEHRLIGIMKELVRVKKEYDRLEDALNEVKEKGYGVVAPKLDELSLEVPEIIKQGNRFGVKLRASAPSVHMIRADIETEIAPLVGTEKQSEELVNYLLKEFESDPEKLWESNIFGKSLHDLVTEGLNNKLGKMPEDAQLKLQETLTKIINEGSGGLICIIL; this is encoded by the coding sequence TTGGAGAAATACAACATTTATCAGAATATAGCTGAAAGAACACAGGGTGACATATATCTGGGAGTAGTAGGACCAGTAAGGACCGGTAAATCCACATTTATTAAGAAGTTTATGGATTTATTGGTTATACCCAACATAGAAAATTCATACCAAAAGGAAAGAGCTAGAGATGAGCTGCCCCAGAGTGCAGCAGGTCGTACTATTATGACCACTGAACCTAAGTTTGTACCTAACGAAGCTGTTGAAATTGTAGTTGATGAGAATATCCAATTAAAAGTAAGATTGATTGATTGCGTAGGATATTTGGTTAAAGGTGCATTAGGGTATCTTGAAAACAATGCTCCCCGTATGGTTACTACACCGTGGTATGATTACCAGATTCCTTTTGGAGAAGCGGCAGAAATCGGTACAAGGAAAGTAATTAATGAACACTCCACCATAGGTATCGTTGTTACTACCGACGGTACAATAACCGATCTTGAAAGAGAAGAGTATATCGAAACTGAAAAAAGAGTTATAAATGAGCTTAAGGAAATCAACAAGCCTTTTGTAATTGTTTTAAACTCAGTTAAGCCTTACGATTCTGAAACTGTCAGATTAAAAGAAGAATTAGAAGAAAAATACAAAGTGCCTGTTGTTAATGTTAACTGTGCACAGCTTCGTATTGAAGATATAAGCGTTATATTGGAAAGGATTTTGTATGAATTCCCTGTAACTGAAATAGGTATTAACATTCCGGCTTGGATTGAGACACTAGAGGATTGCAACAGGATAAAGGCAGACATGATCAATGCAGTGAAAGACATATTTGTTGATGTCAGAAAGATGAGAGAGCTTAAAAACAATATGGCAATGTTTGAGAATTATGAATTTGTCAAAAAAGCTTCAATTGAGAGAATCAATCTTGGAGATGGAAGTGTGGCAGTAGAAATTTGTGCAATAGACGGATTGTTTTACAGCACTCTGAGCGAAGCATCGGGTATGGAAATAGAAGGCGAACATAGATTGATCGGAATAATGAAAGAGCTGGTTAGAGTAAAGAAGGAATATGACAGGCTGGAAGATGCATTAAATGAAGTTAAGGAGAAGGGATATGGTGTAGTAGCACCTAAACTTGACGAGTTATCTCTGGAGGTACCTGAAATAATAAAGCAGGGTAACCGCTTTGGAGTAAAGCTGAGGGCAAGTGCTCCTTCCGTTCACATGATACGTGCAGATATTGAGACTGAAATAGCTCCATTGGTGGGAACTGAGAAGCAATCAGAAGAATTGGTCAATTATTTGCTTAAAGAGTTTGAAAGTGATCCGGAAAAACTGTGGGAATCCAATATATTTGGAAAATCACTTCATGATCTGGTAACTGAAGGACTTAACAATAAGCTGGGCAAGATGCCTGAGGATGCACAATTAAAGCTTCAGGAGACGCTGACCAAGATTATTAATGAAGGCAGCGGAGGGCTAATCTGCATTATTCTATAA